The genomic interval AATAAGTAGAATTCTATAGAGATCATTTGAATGCTGAATCAACTTCAAGTTCTGGACAGATACGAAACTAGCAATTGCTGTATAAAAGTCCAGATCCAGAGTTACaacacaatcttgtgcatgtctgctTGGTAGGCCCCATTGTATTCAACAGATCATACTCCCAGATAATGGAGTCAGTgtataaaggattgcagccttagggtacaatcctaaccccttatgtcagtactttccagcactggcatagtggtgccagtgagtcatgtgctgcatcctgcagttggttgtcactcacggaggcctcttcaaagtaagggaatgtttgttcctttacctcagagctgaaaagcgctgacataaggggttaggattgcgcccttaatgtgttAATGCACGGCTTCTGATTACAGCATTATAGTTTGTGAAGTAGTATTGTACAGTAATATATAATCTTAAATGCATGGGAAAAGAGTAATAAGTAGACAGTTTGACCTTTTGTTTTGACTCCTTATTCTAACCTGAATTTTTTTAGTCAGTCATACTGTTTTAATCCATATTTCTTCAGCTGTCTTCTCTATAAATATATAAGTAATTGCCTAATGGAATGATTTTTACAGGTTTGTTATCCTCCCTTCAAATTTTGAATTGGGAATGACTGTGGGGAGGGAAAACCTCAATTTTCCTGCCAAGATTATTCATGTTTGCACAAGTTCTCAGAGGCACAGTGCATGGTcaggatcttatccccctttcctggcccagagCTGCTCCCTGAATAGCACTGTTATATGGAAGCTCATTGGCAACCAGgtagcctactgggaggtaataaatatttttacttgcctctcctgggccTTCTGGTCACCACTCCCGCCATAGagtgcagtgtgtgctctgttggcCCCACTGCATTGTGTAAACTGCTTGGGGATAGGATAGGACATCCTTAATAGcaaattattaattttatttgctaattttattttatttaataaaattatttattaaaattattaagAACATCCTTAATAGCAAATTATTAATTGAAATCAACAGACAAGCAACTGATCTCAATCCTGGAATGAAACACGGGAGCTACTCTAATGACAGGTATAGTGTCATAATGCCGATAAGACATAATAAAACATTCCCAATGGTTTTCGCATGTTTTCATTTGGGAAATTTATTCACCAGTTGGCTAGATGCAAAATTAAATCTTTGTGTGCAGCATAGCTCTCTCCAAATATGACTCTGGTTTCCCTTATTTCCCTTCCCCATATTGCAATGCGATCTCCTTTTAAAACTCCTCAGCTTTCAAAGGTTAACTTGCACTCAAGTCCTTAAATTTTATGTGACTGATTGGACAATCCTTTTGGATTCTAGCCAAGGTGGGTTTTGGGTAGAGGTCTTGTATGATGAGTGAGTTTATATTGGTATGTTTCAGCCAATCTAACTCTTATcacctcttttcctccccttccccttagtAACAAAATAACTATCAGGAAACAGTTTCAGAATTCCGTTTTGAATAACTTCATTTAACCTTAGTTTTTTTTCTGTCTGTAATATTATGCTTATGTTGTAATAAAAATGCAGTATTTTAAATTGCACTACCTCAGTAAGGAACAAATATACAGTAGTCTGTTTGAGATTGTAAACTCTGATGTGCATACTGAGATGACTTCAAAATTGTTTGAGTTGTGcttgctcttttttttccttcaagtgTATGTCGGGAGTATTTTCAAAATGGTGGGAAAAGAAAAGCACTGGAAAAAGACGAGAAAAGAGCAGGTCTTGCTAATAAAAGTATTCAAACTACAAGTGTCCACCTAACTTCCAAGACAGAAGATTCTTCAGACAGTTCAAATCACAGTTCTATAATGGATGAGTAAGTGCTTAATGGAGGTTGGAAGTGGTTGCAGAGAAGGAGTTAATTCATCCCTCTCATTCTTTAAATTCAGCACTCTAGCCAAAACTAAACACTTTAAAGTCGCACTAACTGTGTGGGGAGACGACAATTGAtttgtcttcctcctctcctccattgCTCAATTCAGTGGGCCTCTGATGACAGTGTATATTAAGGTGTATTGTCATTTAAaggtttatatcctgctttttatcCAAATGCTCTCCTGAGGCAACTTACAAAAACAGTAGGAAAAATCCTGGGAGTCCCTCAGGGTTCTGGCCAGTGCCCCTACTCACTTCTCTAGTCCCTGAACAAATTATAGTTTGAGTTAGTGTTCTTTTCAGGTAGAGGGGGGGAGGCAGACTCcttgcagctactctgttgtctGGTGGAtggctggggaggaggggtggaCTGATCTCCCCCTTGCCATTGTGTTCACTCCGATAGGTAGGTGGTGAACCTAATTTCTGTACAGGTGTGCATTACTTAAGGAAGGTGATCCCTATTATGCAATTacgtcattaagtgaacatccggcacaatctagtgcctttgtgtaaacagatactccctgccagatacttgaagactactggagatagattgcctcttctttgtattaagagcctctttgttgcgtaaacaaacactctgctgcaggctatgggagacttgactgcctcattaagagcctctttatactttgaccaccatcatatgaCGTCCTAAGCAGAAGGTGGTTTAGCGATGCATGCCTGTATCTACATTAAACTGGTAGATTGGAAGTCATTGTATCTACATTAAACTGGTAGATTGGAAGTCATTAATAGTCATTTCCTCTCCCCTGGGATCTGTAGGATGCTAAAGATCCCTAACAAAACTCTCAGTATCCTCCTCAGCTCCCAGAATTCCGTGGAGAAAGCTATTCTACTTAAAACAGAAATACATTCGAAATGTAGACATGAACTTTTTTCAAGGACAAATGAGAGTTCATACAAATGTACAAtaatgtgtgtctgtgtgtgtactgCAACGATCTGCTTCCAAATAGTGGTGAAAGGTAGCACCTTTGTATTAAGAATGTAGATATAATATGGATTTTACAAGTCACCTAGTCAAACTCAGAAAAATTGAGTACTATGTTTCCATTGCAGGTGTAATATATCTAAAAAGCTGGTCTCATGCTGCTAAGTGCAAGCTCTGAGCCAGATTCTTTCATTTATATGTCTTGCCTACTTCAAAGCTTGAGATGGCTTACAAAGCTGacttcaaacaaacaaacccaaatctCTGCTCAGATGTGAACTTCTCAGATAGGCGAGCATGTTCACTCATGTCCTTGGCCTTATTTGTAATATAGGGATAACCAGCCTTGTACTGTCTTACAGACTTGTTGGACAGCATTGCTGAGATAATATGCAAGAACCAAGTGCTTTGAGTATCGAGGACAGCCATATTTATGCTTAGCCAAAGACCAATAGATAAATAGCATTAATGTGCAACAGATAGCTAAACAAGTCTAGTATTGCTCCACATAAAAGTATTATTTGGAGGTGACTGGTAAGCTGAGCTTTGGCAGGCAAAATAACATAGTGTTTCAACTGCTAGAATATTGACTTCTTAAATGCATGCTTCTTAATGTGATGCATTACTCAAATGGCGTCATCTTAAAATGTGCTGAACAATTTGAAGTCATTGGAAAGAAAAATTCTATTCATATTGTTCCACATGAAAGAAATTACTGCCTATTTGAATGGTACAGGTATATAAAAGGGCACAGCTGTGTTGCTCTTGACATTATTCCAAGCACGGAGAGTTTCTTGGAGCTATAAAGCTCCGTCTCAAAAAGAagtttgggggcaggaggtgaGAAGAGCATTATAAACACCAAAAATCTTTGTATTTATAAAACTACAGCTACAACAGGTTTCCTACTTTAGGCAGACATAGGCATATTCTAAAAGTTGCAACAATATCTTTAATAAATGATTTCACAAACTGAATTCCTCTCTGTTTAGATTGCTACAACCTTCTGGGAAAATCAGATTGCTTGATGTTGGCAGCTGTTTTAATCCATTTCTGAAGTTCGAAGAATTCTTGACAGTTGGCATTGACATTGTCCCAGCTGTTGAGGTAGGAAATACAGcctctgagagccagggtggatTATAAAAGTTATTCAGAAACAAGCAGATCAGATACGGGAGCACACCTAtatagcagcagtttccaaacttattGTGGTCACAGTGACCTCTTCCTGGCTCTGCAATCTTGGACTAAATGAGATCTCAGGAACCCACACAAAAAccatgcaatccaagatgacGACAGTCAGGAAAAAAAGGCCACCAGGAACATCCCACAGCATCCTTGTGAGATAACCATGGCACCCTCAGGCACTGCAGTGCCtggggaaccactgaactagagtggTGAGCCAAAGCCTTTAtggttttaagaagggatttgaaggaagcaaGAGTGGAGGCATTGTGCAGGTATTCTTAGTCTTTTTGAATAAATATTAAAATGGTATGTCTTACTCTGAACATTTTGACAATACAGTGTTTGGTATCTGCCAGGATCTTCTTTATTTTTGCATGTGTATATTAGTAAATAGACAAACTTAGGTAGGTCACCAGTCTGGTAGTTTGGAGTAGTCAAATATGACCGTATATCTTAGACCTACTGTATTTGCTAGACATTTCCTGCATCTTAAATTTTCCTATTTAGTGTTTTCACACCTGTCCACTACTATATTAAGGActgttatatttattttatgCTTTAGCTGCATGCCTTTTAAGGTACCCTTTTAGACTCTTGAGTATGTATGTGTTGAGCTTCACCTGTGTTCTCTTCCTCCAGAGTGTCTACAAATGTGACTTCCTAAACCTTCAAATTCAGCAGCCTCTTCAGCTTGCTCAAGACACCATAGATGCTTTTTTGAAACAGCTGAAAAATCCGATtgattctctgcctggagaattatttCATGTTGTggtcttctccctcctcctctcttatTTCCCTTCACCTTATCAACGATGGATATGCTGCAAAAAAGCCCATGAACTTCTCGTGTTGAACGGATTGCTTCTTATTATCACTCCTGACTCTTCCCATCAGAACCGCCATGCGATGATGATGAAAAGTTGGAAAATTGCTATAGAATCTTTGGGCTTTAAACGTTTCAAATATTCAAAGTTTTCTCATATGCATCTGATGGCCTTTAGGAAGATCTCAATTAAAACCA from Tiliqua scincoides isolate rTilSci1 chromosome 7, rTilSci1.hap2, whole genome shotgun sequence carries:
- the BMT2 gene encoding S-adenosylmethionine sensor upstream of mTORC1 isoform X2 produces the protein MEPEPRAPTGGASSLPQPREQERKRQQEKLSGVVKSVHRRLRKKYREVGDFDKIWREHCEDEETLYEYAEAMKNLADNHWTKTCEGEGRIEWCCSVCREYFQNGGKRKALEKDEKRAGLANKSIQTTSVHLTSKTEDSSDSSNHSSIMDELLQPSGKIRLLDVGSCFNPFLKFEEFLTVGIDIVPAVESVYKCDFLNLQIQQPLQLAQDTIDAFLKQLKNPIDSLPGELFHVVVFSLLLSYFPSPYQRWICCKKAHELLVLNGLLLIITPDSSHQNRHAMMMKSWKIAIESLGFKRFKYSKFSHMHLMAFRKISIKTTSDLVSRNYPGMLYIPQDFNSIEEEEFSNNSCYVRSDVEDEQLAYSFMELPDAPYDSDSGESQASSIPFYELEDPILLLS
- the BMT2 gene encoding S-adenosylmethionine sensor upstream of mTORC1 isoform X1 — its product is MEPEPRAPTGGASSLPQPREQERKRQQEKLSGVVKSVHRRLRKKYREVGDFDKIWREHCEDEETLYEYAEAMKNLADNHWTKTCEGEGRIEWCCRQATDLNPGMKHGSYSNDSVCREYFQNGGKRKALEKDEKRAGLANKSIQTTSVHLTSKTEDSSDSSNHSSIMDELLQPSGKIRLLDVGSCFNPFLKFEEFLTVGIDIVPAVESVYKCDFLNLQIQQPLQLAQDTIDAFLKQLKNPIDSLPGELFHVVVFSLLLSYFPSPYQRWICCKKAHELLVLNGLLLIITPDSSHQNRHAMMMKSWKIAIESLGFKRFKYSKFSHMHLMAFRKISIKTTSDLVSRNYPGMLYIPQDFNSIEEEEFSNNSCYVRSDVEDEQLAYSFMELPDAPYDSDSGESQASSIPFYELEDPILLLS